One genomic region from Cyanobium usitatum str. Tous encodes:
- a CDS encoding ABC transporter ATP-binding protein — translation MENLSVRWGSRCVLDQVNLHVAPGERLVVVGPSGAGKSTILRLLAGLQLPSSGSLSLHGIPQSYLRLDQRQPPDVRLVFQNPALLGSLTVRENVGFLLYRHGQLAERDIRERVGAALHAVGLQGIEEQMPAELSGGMQKRVSFARALIDDPAKPDEQMPLLLFDEPTAGLDPMACTRIEDLIVRTTEVARATSVVVSHVHSTIERSAERVVLLYDSQFRWSGTVEEYRSCSDPYVVQFRSGSLRGPMQPAEL, via the coding sequence ATGGAGAACCTCAGCGTGCGCTGGGGCAGCCGCTGCGTTCTTGACCAGGTAAACCTGCACGTCGCCCCCGGCGAGCGCTTAGTGGTGGTTGGGCCTTCCGGGGCGGGCAAATCAACCATTTTGCGTCTGCTGGCCGGACTGCAGCTGCCCAGCAGCGGCAGCTTGAGCCTGCACGGCATACCCCAGTCCTACCTGCGTCTAGACCAACGCCAGCCTCCGGACGTACGGCTGGTATTTCAGAACCCGGCCCTACTTGGCTCCCTAACCGTGCGTGAAAACGTCGGCTTCCTGCTCTACCGCCACGGCCAGCTAGCTGAACGAGACATACGGGAGCGAGTGGGCGCAGCACTGCATGCGGTGGGGCTGCAAGGCATCGAGGAGCAAATGCCTGCGGAGCTCAGCGGCGGCATGCAGAAGCGGGTCAGCTTTGCCCGGGCCCTAATCGACGACCCGGCCAAGCCAGATGAACAGATGCCCCTGCTGCTGTTCGACGAGCCCACGGCCGGCCTGGACCCGATGGCTTGTACCCGCATCGAAGATCTAATCGTGCGCACCACAGAAGTGGCCCGCGCCACCTCTGTGGTGGTAAGCCATGTGCACAGCACCATCGAACGCTCTGCGGAACGGGTTGTGCTGCTCTATGACAGCCAATTCCGCTGGAGCGGCACGGTTGAGGAATACCG
- a CDS encoding gluconeogenesis factor YvcK family protein: protein MSRSRRAARWLQPGLVVKRWVLTSGLGLLVALLGAAVWADLQPIYWMLSSIQWLLAQVTGVLPRKFTGPLVLLVGAVLIWLGQSRSFGSIQQALAPEKDTLLVDALLAQRRLNRGPSIVAIGGGTGLSTLLSGLKRYSSNLTAIVTVADDGGSSGVLRRELGVQPPGDIRNCLAALAREEPLLTRLFQYRFKAGSGLEGHSFGNLFLSALTAITGNLESAITASSRVLAVQGQVVPATNADVRLWAELENGERIEGESKIGHASSPIVRLGCTPERPPALPRALEAIANADLIVLGPGSLYTSLLPNLLVPELVQAIRRSKAPRLYICNLMTQPGETDGLDVEGHLRALEAQLASLGVEERLFTAVLAQEDLGDSALIDHYRHQGAEPVACDTRQLRRQGYEVMLAPLQGARPTATLRHDPRSVALAVMRFFRNHQRGSGSAS from the coding sequence ATGAGTCGCTCCCGGCGAGCGGCCCGCTGGTTGCAGCCAGGTCTGGTGGTGAAGCGCTGGGTGCTCACCTCCGGGTTGGGTTTATTGGTGGCCCTGCTCGGCGCGGCGGTGTGGGCCGATCTGCAGCCGATCTACTGGATGCTCTCCAGCATTCAATGGCTGCTGGCTCAGGTCACCGGGGTGTTGCCCCGCAAGTTCACGGGCCCGTTGGTGTTGCTGGTTGGGGCTGTGCTGATCTGGCTGGGCCAGAGCCGCAGTTTCGGCTCCATTCAGCAGGCTTTGGCTCCAGAAAAAGACACCTTGTTAGTGGATGCCCTGCTGGCTCAGCGGCGCCTCAACCGCGGTCCAAGCATCGTCGCCATTGGCGGCGGCACCGGCCTTTCCACCCTGCTCAGTGGACTAAAGCGCTACAGCAGCAATCTCACTGCCATCGTCACGGTTGCTGATGACGGCGGCAGCAGCGGGGTGCTGAGGCGCGAGCTGGGCGTGCAACCACCCGGCGACATCCGCAACTGCCTGGCGGCCCTGGCTCGGGAGGAACCCCTGCTGACCCGGTTGTTCCAATACCGCTTCAAGGCCGGTAGCGGCCTGGAGGGCCACAGCTTCGGCAACTTATTCCTTTCAGCTCTCACGGCGATCACTGGCAATCTGGAATCGGCGATCACCGCCAGCAGCCGGGTGTTGGCGGTGCAGGGGCAGGTGGTGCCCGCCACCAACGCCGACGTGCGTTTGTGGGCTGAGCTTGAGAACGGCGAACGGATCGAAGGTGAGTCGAAGATTGGCCACGCCTCCAGCCCAATCGTGCGGCTGGGCTGCACGCCCGAGCGTCCCCCGGCCCTACCCCGAGCCCTGGAGGCCATCGCCAATGCTGATCTGATTGTGCTAGGCCCGGGCAGCCTCTACACCTCGCTGCTGCCCAACCTTCTCGTACCCGAACTGGTGCAGGCCATCCGCCGCAGCAAGGCACCGCGCCTTTACATCTGCAACCTGATGACCCAGCCGGGCGAAACCGATGGGCTCGATGTAGAGGGCCATTTGCGGGCCCTTGAGGCCCAATTGGCCAGCCTCGGGGTGGAGGAGCGACTATTTACCGCTGTGCTGGCCCAGGAAGATCTGGGCGATTCCGCTTTGATTGACCATTACCGGCACCAGGGCGCTGAGCCAGTGGCCTGTGATACGCGTCAGCTGCGCCGCCAGGGCTACGAAGTGATGCTGGCACCGCTGCAAGGGGCAAGGCCTACGGCCACGTTGCGCCACGATCCCCGCAGCGTCGCCCTGGCAGTGATGCGTTTTTTCCGTAATCACCAGCGGGGCAGCGGTTCCGCTTCTTAG
- a CDS encoding NAD(P)H-quinone oxidoreductase subunit J, producing MPDAIQTNAGDDASSTALETPATGAVGSWLDSQGFDHVALGRDHLGIEMIGVEAVFLPVIATALKSQGFDYLQCQGGYDEGAGGRLVSFYNLVKLAALSDRCTAGVMPPGEAPEEVRIKVFLERDGDLTIPTLYGLFRGADWQERETFDMYGIQFAGHPHPKRLLMPEDWKGFPMRKDYVQPDFYEMQDAY from the coding sequence ATGCCTGACGCAATCCAAACCAACGCCGGCGACGACGCCAGCAGCACGGCGCTTGAAACCCCAGCTACAGGCGCGGTTGGCAGCTGGCTTGACAGCCAGGGGTTCGATCATGTTGCGCTTGGCCGCGACCATCTCGGCATCGAAATGATCGGCGTGGAAGCGGTGTTTTTGCCCGTAATCGCTACGGCCCTCAAAAGCCAAGGGTTCGACTACCTGCAATGCCAAGGGGGCTACGACGAAGGCGCCGGTGGCCGGCTGGTGAGCTTCTACAACCTGGTCAAGCTGGCAGCCCTTTCAGATCGCTGTACCGCTGGAGTGATGCCCCCAGGGGAAGCCCCTGAAGAAGTGCGCATCAAGGTATTTCTGGAGCGCGACGGCGATCTCACCATTCCCACTCTCTATGGCCTGTTCCGCGGTGCCGACTGGCAGGAGCGGGAAACCTTCGACATGTACGGCATTCAGTTTGCTGGCCACCCCCATCCCAAGCGTCTGTTGATGCCGGAAGACTGGAAAGGCTTTCCGATGCGCAAGGACTACGTGCAGCCCGATTTCTACGAAATGCAGGACGCCTACTAA
- a CDS encoding photosynthesis system II assembly factor Ycf48 encodes MRPLLRPLVSLLLVAGLGFGLSGCVTTGLPVAAASPWQAVPLATKANPLDVAFTDDRHGFLVGSNRLILETNDGGASWAERALDLPEEENFRLISLDFRGDEGWIAGQPGLLLHTTDGGQNWSRLFLDTKLPGEPYLITALGPNQAELATNVGAIYQTSDGGTNWQADVDDAAGAVRELRRFNDGRYVSVSGLGNFFSTWKPGDGTWQPHQRMSSQRLQSMGFQPDGSLWMLARGAQIRFNPDVSNVEEWGKAVVPITNGFGYLDMAWAPDGSIWTGGGSGTLLISSDGGKSWQKDPVGAQQPSNFTRISFKSDGKGFVLGERGSLLRWVG; translated from the coding sequence ATGCGGCCCTTGCTGAGGCCCCTAGTGAGCTTGCTGCTCGTTGCTGGGCTGGGCTTTGGCCTGTCTGGTTGTGTCACCACCGGGTTGCCTGTGGCAGCCGCAAGCCCCTGGCAAGCGGTGCCTTTGGCCACTAAGGCCAATCCCCTGGACGTGGCCTTCACCGATGACCGCCACGGCTTCCTGGTGGGTAGCAACAGGCTGATCCTCGAAACTAACGATGGCGGAGCCAGCTGGGCTGAGCGGGCCCTCGATCTGCCGGAGGAGGAAAACTTCCGTTTGATCAGTCTTGATTTCCGCGGCGATGAGGGCTGGATTGCCGGCCAGCCCGGCCTGTTGCTGCACACCACGGACGGCGGCCAAAACTGGAGCCGGCTTTTCCTGGATACCAAGCTGCCAGGTGAGCCGTACCTGATCACGGCCCTGGGGCCAAATCAGGCCGAGCTGGCCACCAACGTGGGAGCGATTTATCAAACAAGCGATGGCGGCACCAATTGGCAAGCCGATGTGGACGACGCTGCCGGGGCCGTGCGGGAGCTGCGCCGCTTTAACGATGGTCGCTATGTAAGCGTCAGCGGCCTGGGCAACTTTTTCTCCACTTGGAAGCCGGGGGATGGCACCTGGCAGCCCCACCAACGGATGAGCAGCCAGCGGCTCCAGTCGATGGGCTTCCAGCCCGATGGCTCTCTCTGGATGTTGGCCCGGGGAGCCCAGATTCGCTTCAACCCAGATGTCAGCAACGTTGAGGAGTGGGGCAAGGCGGTGGTGCCGATCACTAATGGCTTCGGTTATCTCGACATGGCCTGGGCTCCTGATGGCTCGATCTGGACCGGCGGCGGCAGCGGCACCTTGTTGATCTCCAGCGATGGGGGCAAAAGCTGGCAGAAAGATCCGGTGGGCGCCCAGCAGCCCTCCAACTTCACCCGCATCAGCTTTAAGTCAGATGGCAAGGGCTTCGTGCTGGGTGAACGGGGATCCCTGCTGCGCTGGGTGGGCTGA
- a CDS encoding NADH dehydrogenase subunit K — MTNTPSIEALKDLRAASCNPVGTPTITSDLSENVILTTLDDIHNWARLSSLWPLLYGTACCFIEFAALIGSRFDFDRFGLVPRSSPRQADLLIVAGTVTMKMAPALVRLYEQMPEPKYVIAMGACTITGGMFSADSTTAVRGVDKLIPVDLYLPGCPPRPEAIFDAVIKLRKKVGNEALVERGNLQQSHRYCTVSHQMKAVAPIVNGQYLAAETQRQALAAASSLPMPAPAAAIPAPVEA, encoded by the coding sequence ATGACCAACACACCCTCCATAGAAGCTTTAAAGGATCTGCGGGCTGCTAGCTGCAACCCGGTTGGCACGCCAACTATCACCTCAGATCTCTCCGAAAATGTCATCCTCACCACCCTGGATGACATTCACAACTGGGCGCGCCTTTCGAGTCTCTGGCCCCTGCTTTACGGCACGGCTTGCTGCTTCATCGAATTTGCTGCACTGATTGGCTCCCGCTTCGATTTCGACCGCTTTGGTCTAGTGCCCCGCTCCAGTCCCCGCCAGGCAGACCTGCTGATCGTGGCCGGCACGGTGACCATGAAAATGGCCCCTGCCCTAGTGCGTCTCTATGAGCAGATGCCGGAGCCGAAATATGTGATCGCCATGGGCGCTTGCACCATCACCGGCGGCATGTTTTCCGCCGATTCCACCACCGCCGTGCGGGGGGTGGACAAGTTGATCCCTGTAGATCTCTACCTGCCCGGCTGCCCTCCTCGCCCGGAAGCAATCTTTGATGCGGTGATCAAGCTGCGTAAAAAGGTGGGCAACGAAGCCTTGGTCGAGCGCGGCAATCTCCAGCAATCTCACCGCTACTGCACGGTCTCCCACCAGATGAAAGCGGTGGCCCCGATCGTGAATGGTCAATACCTAGCGGCCGAAACTCAAAGGCAGGCCCTAGCCGCCGCCAGCTCCCTTCCCATGCCCGCACCAGCTGCGGCCATCCCTGCTCCAGTCGAAGCCTGA
- the psbF gene encoding cytochrome b559 subunit beta: protein MTQAPVSTTPRNYPIFTVRWLSVHALGVPTVFFLGCLAAMQFVRR, encoded by the coding sequence ATGACCCAAGCACCTGTTTCCACCACCCCCCGCAACTATCCGATCTTCACGGTTCGGTGGCTGTCGGTGCATGCCCTCGGCGTTCCCACGGTCTTTTTCCTGGGATGTCTTGCGGCTATGCAATTTGTTCGCCGCTGA
- the psbE gene encoding cytochrome b559 subunit alpha, with translation MAAGSTGERPFFEIITSIRYWVIHAVTLPAIFLAGFMFVSTGLAYDAFGTPRPDAYFQAQESKAPVVSRRYEGKSQLDQRLQ, from the coding sequence ATGGCTGCCGGCTCAACTGGAGAACGCCCGTTCTTCGAGATCATTACGAGCATCCGTTACTGGGTAATCCATGCGGTTACCCTGCCCGCCATCTTTTTGGCTGGTTTCATGTTCGTGTCTACGGGCTTGGCTTATGACGCCTTTGGGACCCCTCGCCCTGATGCCTATTTTCAGGCTCAGGAGAGCAAGGCTCCAGTGGTGAGTCGGCGTTACGAGGGCAAGAGTCAACTTGACCAGCGCTTGCAATAA
- the ndhC gene encoding photosynthetic/respiratory NAD(P)H-quinone oxidoreductase subunit C, producing MFVLSGYDAFVGFLLISAAVPVLALLANKLLSPQSRKGERELTYESGMEPIGGAWIQFNIRYYMFALVFVIFDVETVFLYPWAVAFHRLGLLAFIEALIFIAILVVALAYAWRKGALEWS from the coding sequence ATGTTCGTGCTCTCCGGCTACGACGCTTTTGTTGGCTTCCTGCTGATTTCGGCGGCGGTGCCAGTGCTGGCGTTGTTGGCCAACAAACTGCTGTCACCCCAAAGCCGCAAGGGCGAGCGCGAGCTCACCTACGAATCGGGCATGGAGCCGATTGGCGGCGCCTGGATTCAATTCAATATCCGCTACTACATGTTTGCCCTGGTCTTCGTCATTTTTGACGTGGAGACCGTTTTTCTCTATCCCTGGGCCGTGGCCTTCCACCGCCTTGGCCTGCTTGCCTTTATCGAAGCCCTTATCTTCATCGCCATTCTGGTAGTGGCCCTCGCCTACGCCTGGCGCAAAGGCGCCCTTGAGTGGAGCTGA
- a CDS encoding photosystem II reaction center protein L, which produces MQRSPNPNNLPVELNRTSLFLGLLFVFTIGILFSSYFFN; this is translated from the coding sequence ATGCAACGCTCTCCCAATCCCAATAATTTGCCGGTTGAACTAAACCGCACCAGCTTGTTTCTGGGCCTGTTGTTCGTTTTCACGATCGGCATCCTTTTTTCCAGCTATTTCTTTAACTGA
- a CDS encoding rubredoxin, which produces MSSDQVPGPQPEASEPSEVIEAEPGPQAAAALSNDSSVDPSVDPSVDPGEDPDTHRFECRSCGFVYDPAEGVRKLAIAPGTPFTQLDPIGFRCPVCRSRVGAFKDIGPRNKPSGFEENLNFGLGVNRLTPGQKNVLIFGGFALAFAFFLSLYSLR; this is translated from the coding sequence ATGAGTTCTGATCAAGTGCCTGGGCCCCAGCCCGAAGCCAGCGAACCCAGCGAGGTCATTGAGGCCGAGCCAGGCCCCCAAGCGGCAGCGGCTCTGTCAAATGATTCATCAGTTGATCCATCAGTTGATCCATCAGTTGATCCAGGGGAGGATCCAGATACGCACCGCTTTGAGTGCCGCAGCTGCGGTTTCGTCTACGACCCGGCTGAGGGGGTGCGCAAGCTGGCCATCGCCCCCGGCACGCCCTTTACCCAGCTTGATCCGATCGGCTTCCGCTGCCCCGTCTGCCGCAGTCGGGTTGGGGCCTTTAAGGACATCGGGCCCCGCAACAAGCCCAGCGGCTTCGAAGAAAACCTCAACTTCGGTTTGGGCGTCAACAGGCTCACCCCAGGCCAGAAGAATGTGTTGATCTTCGGGGGCTTCGCTTTGGCTTTTGCCTTCTTCCTCTCCCTTTACTCCCTGCGCTGA